Proteins from a single region of Natrinema salifodinae:
- a CDS encoding DNA-directed RNA polymerase encodes MYKRVRLKDTVEVPPEELGDVSPGLVKRLLQDKLEGRMDEEVGSVVSVTNVHDIGEGTVLPNRPGVYYEAEFDAVTFDPQMQEVVDGTVVEVVEFGAFVGIGPVDGLLHVSQISDEYLAFDGENQQLSSNESNRTLSVDDAVRARIVTKSIDERNPRDSKIGLTAKQPGLGKHQWLEDEREKREAAAGE; translated from the coding sequence ATGTACAAACGGGTTAGACTGAAGGACACGGTAGAGGTACCGCCGGAAGAGCTCGGCGACGTTTCGCCGGGGCTGGTCAAGCGACTGCTCCAGGACAAACTCGAGGGGCGCATGGACGAGGAGGTCGGCAGCGTCGTCTCCGTCACCAACGTCCACGACATCGGCGAGGGGACGGTCCTGCCGAACCGACCGGGCGTCTACTACGAGGCCGAGTTCGACGCCGTCACCTTCGATCCGCAGATGCAGGAAGTCGTCGACGGCACCGTCGTCGAAGTCGTCGAATTCGGCGCCTTCGTCGGCATCGGGCCGGTCGACGGTCTACTGCACGTCTCGCAGATCAGCGACGAGTACCTGGCCTTTGACGGCGAGAACCAACAGCTCTCCTCGAACGAGTCCAACCGGACTCTCAGCGTCGACGACGCCGTCCGGGCTCGGATCGTCACCAAGAGCATCGACGAGCGCAACCCGCGGGACTCGAAGATCGGCCTCACCGCGAAACAGCCGGGCCTGGGCAAACACCAGTGGCTCGAGGACGAGCGCGAAAAACGCGAAGCGGCGGCAGGTGAATAA
- a CDS encoding translation initiation factor IF-2 subunit gamma, whose amino-acid sequence MAGNRQPEVNIGLVGHVDHGKTTLVQALSGSWTDQHSEEMKRGISIRLGYADTTFRYCDGLDEPECYTVEEECPDGSPSEPLRTVSFVDAPGHETLMATMLSGASLMDGAVLVVSANEPVPQPQTEEHLMALDIIGIDNIVIAQNKVDLVDADTARDNYQQIQEFVEGTVAEGAPIVPISAGQEVNLDLLIQAIEEEIPTPERDPETNPRMHVARSFDINKPGTTADQLTGGVLGGSLVQGELEVDDEIEIRPGREVEEGGRTEYVPIETTIRSLQAGGETVDTVTPGGLLGVGTGLDPSLTKGDALAGRMAGPPGTLPPTWEQFTMDVDLLDRVVGSDGGEVDEISTGEPLMMTVGTATTVGSVTSARSGECEVRLKRPVAADPGTKIAINRRIGARWRLIGLGTLTD is encoded by the coding sequence ATGGCAGGAAATCGACAACCGGAGGTGAACATCGGGCTCGTCGGCCACGTCGACCACGGCAAGACGACGCTGGTGCAAGCCCTCAGCGGCTCGTGGACGGACCAGCACTCAGAGGAGATGAAACGCGGCATCTCCATCAGGCTCGGCTACGCCGACACGACGTTCCGTTACTGCGATGGTCTCGACGAACCCGAGTGTTACACCGTCGAGGAGGAGTGTCCGGACGGCTCGCCGAGCGAGCCGCTGCGGACCGTCTCGTTCGTCGACGCGCCGGGTCACGAGACCCTGATGGCGACGATGCTGTCAGGGGCCTCGCTGATGGACGGCGCCGTGTTGGTCGTCAGCGCCAACGAGCCCGTCCCACAGCCCCAGACCGAAGAGCACCTGATGGCGCTCGACATCATCGGCATCGACAACATCGTCATCGCCCAGAACAAGGTCGACCTGGTCGACGCCGACACCGCCCGCGACAACTACCAGCAGATTCAGGAGTTCGTCGAGGGCACGGTCGCGGAGGGCGCACCCATCGTCCCCATCTCGGCCGGCCAGGAGGTCAACCTCGACCTGCTCATTCAGGCCATCGAGGAGGAGATCCCCACGCCCGAGCGCGATCCCGAAACCAACCCGCGGATGCACGTCGCCCGCAGCTTCGACATCAACAAGCCCGGGACGACCGCCGATCAGCTCACCGGCGGCGTCCTCGGTGGCAGCCTCGTACAGGGCGAACTCGAGGTCGACGACGAGATCGAGATCCGGCCCGGCCGCGAGGTCGAGGAGGGCGGTCGGACCGAGTACGTCCCGATCGAGACGACCATCCGCTCGCTGCAGGCCGGCGGCGAGACCGTCGACACCGTCACGCCAGGCGGGCTGCTCGGCGTTGGGACCGGGCTCGATCCCTCGCTGACGAAGGGCGACGCCCTCGCGGGCCGGATGGCCGGTCCGCCGGGCACGCTCCCGCCGACCTGGGAGCAGTTCACCATGGACGTCGACCTGCTTGACCGCGTCGTCGGCAGCGACGGCGGGGAAGTCGACGAGATCAGCACCGGCGAGCCGCTGATGATGACCGTCGGCACGGCGACGACCGTCGGTTCGGTCACCAGCGCGCGCAGCGGCGAGTGCGAGGTCCGTCTCAAGCGACCCGTCGCCGCCGATCCGGGGACGAAGATCGCGATCAACCGCCGTATCGGTGCGCGGTGGCGGCTGATCGGGCTGGGAACGCTCACGGACTGA
- a CDS encoding DUF5828 family protein yields MEERISGFKVVGSWGDVVEHGERITRALRELGVDGDGDADAESESEYPDEFAAALDEWDEWRPKAHETYDEDVKEKTADQASVSEGEGEENGAEPEEDLSAAGEKLSESYDALENGDLDGAVETSSEALDRATRAADTASRTAVRAVEKSVYQHVMTQLSPCYFDNELVSANVQQSVQENGDQFGFEVNINDDVLKAEVSETLAQYEDEIDRWHVDTEKNTDALKTVEGVELPPELGDQSRPTTT; encoded by the coding sequence ATGGAAGAACGTATCTCTGGATTCAAAGTTGTTGGTAGCTGGGGTGACGTCGTCGAGCACGGGGAACGGATCACCCGGGCGCTTCGAGAGCTCGGCGTAGACGGTGACGGCGACGCCGACGCCGAGTCTGAATCCGAGTATCCCGACGAATTCGCGGCCGCGCTCGACGAGTGGGACGAGTGGCGCCCCAAGGCCCACGAGACCTACGACGAGGACGTCAAGGAGAAGACCGCCGACCAGGCGAGCGTGAGCGAAGGCGAGGGCGAGGAGAACGGCGCCGAACCGGAGGAGGACCTGTCCGCCGCCGGCGAGAAGCTCTCGGAGTCGTACGACGCGCTCGAGAACGGCGATCTCGACGGAGCGGTCGAAACGAGCAGCGAGGCGCTCGACCGCGCGACGCGCGCGGCCGACACCGCGAGCCGGACGGCGGTGCGAGCCGTCGAGAAGAGCGTCTACCAACACGTTATGACGCAGCTCTCGCCGTGTTACTTCGATAACGAACTCGTCAGCGCCAACGTCCAGCAGTCGGTCCAGGAGAACGGCGACCAGTTCGGCTTCGAAGTAAACATCAACGATGACGTCCTCAAAGCGGAGGTTTCGGAGACGCTCGCGCAATACGAAGACGAGATCGATCGCTGGCACGTCGACACCGAGAAGAACACCGACGCCCTCAAAACGGTCGAAGGCGTGGAACTGCCGCCGGAACTCGGCGATCAGTCGCGTCCGACGACGACCTGA
- a CDS encoding PIN domain-containing protein, with product MDTPRVALDTSALMMPVELDVRLFDELDRLLDSYEPTIPQAVLEELRRLSEKGGREGTAANVGHDLATERCFVVDTEASYADDALVELAREGAVDYVVTNDRPLRDRVLEASRPVIALRGRNKLAITQP from the coding sequence ATGGACACGCCGCGGGTCGCTCTCGATACGAGTGCACTGATGATGCCGGTCGAACTCGACGTCCGTCTGTTCGACGAGCTCGACCGGCTTCTGGACTCGTACGAGCCGACGATTCCCCAGGCCGTCCTCGAAGAACTCCGCCGGCTGTCCGAGAAGGGCGGCCGGGAGGGAACGGCCGCCAACGTCGGCCACGACTTAGCGACCGAGCGCTGTTTCGTCGTCGACACGGAGGCATCGTACGCCGACGACGCACTGGTCGAACTCGCCCGCGAGGGCGCGGTCGACTACGTCGTCACGAACGACCGCCCGCTGCGCGACCGGGTGCTCGAAGCGAGCAGACCGGTAATTGCATTACGCGGGAGGAACAAGTTAGCCATCACTCAACCATAG
- a CDS encoding fumarylacetoacetate hydrolase family protein, translated as MKLATVEVDTPIGPVERIGAVAEVTEPENAAAGQATVVDLTAAYGAALEAEGEPAPADLARAHVPPEMIAFLERGDQAIADAREALEYAAETDAERGPGGAKLRYEPDEYRLLAPLPRPNSLRDCMAIEEHVENSMDGEIPDAWYDMPVYYKGNADSVVAPGETIRWPDYSELMDYELEIAAVIGERGRDVPVDEAEEHIAGYTIFNDFSARDIQGEEMAARLGPAKGKDFANGLGPYLVPRAAVDVLEAPMTARIDAEVWSEGTVDEMYHSFAEIVAHISQSETLHPGDVIGSGTVGEGCGLELGQWLEDGDTVALEIEGIGTLEHTVVE; from the coding sequence GTGAAACTCGCGACCGTCGAAGTCGACACTCCGATCGGGCCCGTCGAACGCATCGGCGCGGTCGCCGAAGTCACGGAACCCGAGAACGCGGCCGCCGGCCAGGCGACCGTCGTGGACCTCACCGCCGCCTACGGCGCCGCGCTCGAGGCCGAGGGCGAACCCGCGCCCGCCGACCTGGCCCGCGCCCACGTCCCACCCGAGATGATCGCCTTCTTAGAGCGTGGCGACCAGGCGATCGCCGATGCGCGGGAGGCCCTCGAGTACGCGGCCGAAACCGACGCGGAACGCGGCCCCGGCGGCGCCAAACTCCGGTACGAGCCCGACGAGTACCGGCTGCTCGCGCCGCTACCGCGTCCTAACTCGCTTCGGGACTGCATGGCCATCGAGGAACACGTCGAGAACAGCATGGACGGGGAGATCCCGGACGCTTGGTACGACATGCCGGTCTACTACAAGGGCAACGCCGACAGCGTGGTCGCGCCAGGCGAGACGATCCGGTGGCCCGACTACTCCGAGCTCATGGACTACGAACTCGAGATCGCGGCGGTGATCGGCGAGCGCGGGCGGGACGTTCCGGTCGACGAGGCCGAGGAGCACATCGCCGGCTACACGATCTTCAACGACTTCAGCGCCCGCGATATCCAGGGCGAGGAGATGGCGGCGCGACTCGGTCCGGCCAAGGGCAAGGACTTCGCGAACGGGCTCGGTCCCTACCTGGTTCCTCGCGCGGCCGTCGACGTCCTCGAGGCGCCGATGACGGCTCGGATCGACGCCGAGGTCTGGTCTGAGGGTACCGTCGACGAGATGTACCACTCCTTCGCGGAGATCGTCGCGCACATCTCTCAGTCGGAGACGCTTCACCCCGGCGACGTTATCGGCAGCGGCACCGTCGGCGAGGGCTGCGGCCTCGAACTGGGGCAGTGGCTCGAAGACGGCGACACCGTCGCGCTCGAGATAGAAGGGATCGGGACGCTCGAGCACACCGTCGTCGAGTGA
- the spt4 gene encoding transcription elongation factor subunit Spt4, whose protein sequence is MASDRLVCRECHRVNEPDQETCDACNSSSLTEDWAGYVIIAHPEDSQIATEMQITEPGAYALKVR, encoded by the coding sequence ATGGCATCCGATCGTCTCGTCTGTCGCGAGTGTCACCGGGTCAACGAACCCGACCAGGAGACCTGCGACGCCTGTAACTCCTCCTCGCTGACCGAGGACTGGGCGGGCTACGTCATCATCGCCCATCCCGAGGACAGCCAGATCGCGACCGAAATGCAGATCACCGAACCGGGCGCGTACGCGCTGAAGGTTCGCTGA
- a CDS encoding GTP-dependent dephospho-CoA kinase family protein — MTRDDARDTDTENGNADGDEQLLVLPDDLRHELKEPMGPIETEADRLLAEVEGPVIAVGDVVTYHLLQAGHRPAVALVDERTEREAVDEEIRQAVTTGASIEVRNPPAELSAPVVRALRRALAADEPTTVLVEGEEDLVALPAIVAAPEGASVVYGQPGEGMVHVKVTDDHRAEMRDLLERFEGDVDRFWDLLESESDDD, encoded by the coding sequence GTGACTCGCGACGACGCACGAGACACCGACACCGAGAACGGGAACGCCGACGGCGACGAGCAGCTACTGGTTTTGCCTGACGACCTCCGCCACGAGCTCAAGGAGCCGATGGGCCCGATCGAGACCGAAGCCGACCGGCTCCTCGCCGAAGTCGAGGGTCCCGTAATCGCCGTCGGCGACGTCGTCACCTACCACCTCCTGCAGGCGGGCCACCGTCCCGCCGTCGCGCTCGTCGACGAACGGACCGAACGCGAGGCCGTCGACGAGGAGATCCGCCAGGCGGTCACCACCGGAGCGAGCATCGAGGTTCGGAACCCCCCGGCCGAGCTCTCCGCGCCCGTCGTCCGCGCACTCCGGCGGGCGCTCGCGGCCGACGAGCCGACGACGGTCCTCGTCGAGGGCGAAGAGGACCTGGTCGCACTCCCGGCGATCGTCGCCGCGCCCGAGGGCGCGAGCGTGGTTTACGGCCAGCCTGGCGAGGGGATGGTCCACGTCAAAGTCACCGACGACCACCGCGCTGAGATGCGCGATCTGCTCGAGCGCTTCGAGGGCGACGTCGATCGATTCTGGGACCTCCTCGAGAGCGAGAGCGACGACGACTGA